The segment TTCCATAATGAATACGCGGCGCACATAGAGTTTTACGCCATGTTTGGCTTCAGCCTGCCAGAGGTCGAACGGGGCTCGCTTAGGTAGGTAGAGCAGCAGTGAATACTCATATTTTCCTTCAAGTTTCTGGTGCAGACGCGCCAGAGGATCATCGAAGTCGTGGCCGATATGCTGGTAGAAGTTGTTGTACTCCTCATCAGATATCTCTGATTTCGGACGTGTCCAGAGTGCGGATGCCTGATTCACAGTGACCACTTCAGCAGGTTTGGCCTCTTGATCTTCAGTAGCCGGGGCAGGGGCGCCCATCATGCGGATAGGGAAAGGGATATGGTCGGCATATTTGTGCACGATGGTTTTCAGGCGCCAGTCATCAAGGTACTCATCGGCCTCTTCGCGCAGATGCAGGGTGATCTCGGTACCGCGACTCTCTTTGTTGACGGTCTCCAGCTCATATTCGCCGTCGCCTTTAGATTCCCAGCGTACGCCATGCTCATGTTCCAGGCCTGCACGACGGGTAGTCAGGGTCACTTTGTCAGCAATAAGGAATGAGCTGTAGAAGCCAACACCGAACTGGCCGATCAGGTGTGCATCAGCTTCCTGATCGCCACTCAACTGGCCGAAGAACTCTTTGGTGCCGGAGCGGGCGATGGTGCCGATATTGTCGATCACTTCATCGCGGCTCATGCCGATACCGTTATCACGGATGGTGATGGTGCGGTTCTCTTTATCGACATCGATGAAAACATTCAGGTCGGAATCGCCCTCAAACAGTGCATCATCAGTGGTTGCTTCAAAACGCAGTTTATCTGCTGCATCGGATGCATTGGAGATCAGCTCACGCAGGAATATCTCCTTATTCGAATAGAGTGAGTGGATCATCAGATCCAGAAGTTGTTTTACTTCAGTCTGAAAGGCACGGGTCTCTTTTGTTGCAGTCATGTGTTCTCCTTAAGTCTTGTCAAAATCAAAACCTTTCACCGCAGAGTACGCAAAGGTACGCAGAGGTAAGGCATAAATAGTGTGAAGTGAATAGATAGGGGCGAACTTAGCTGTTTTCAAGGGTGTCGCGGACTTTTTTCCAGCTTGCAAGTTTTTGTGTGCGATTCATCGCTGCATTGGCAGGGCTTGTAGAGGGCAGCAGGTACTGTTCAATCGTTTGAAATTCCGATGCAAGTGTTGGCAATACCAGTCTGCGATAAAGCTCTTCAGCTTTGCGCCCGTTAAAGAAGATAGCCCGGATATGCCGGTGTGTTTTGAAGAGTGTCTCGAAATCGTTGGCAACAACCGATTCCATCTTTATCGCACTATCCAGACTACCCGGTCTTACACACTGATGTGCCACATCCCACAGTGCCACACCGCTCTCTCTGAGGAGAACCAGTCGCTCTTCATAGGGGAGTGCCGCATCAAAATCGAACAAGTCTCCCATGATCACCCAGAATGCATTCTGCGGATGTGCATAGTACTCCGCTTTTACAAGAGACTTCACACTCGGCATTGAACCAAGAATAAAAACTTTTGCATCTCTGTTTGCAGAATAGGGAAAGCCTCTGTCGATCATAAGCGAACCGTTACAGCGAAGTGACCATAGGACAAGGATAAGTGTGAAAAGAAAAAGGGCCCCAGAGAGGGACCCTTTGTTGAACTTTGTCCGGAGGAACTAAGGGAGGGGAGGGAGGGTGTCCGCTCCGGACAGGTCAAACATTATATTCCTCCGGTTAGAATCGAATTAATTGACAATGAAAACTTATTAATGATTGATAATATTATAATGGTCTATTCTTGCTCTCTCTAAGGTGTTGTTCTACAGCATGGATCAATAGACATTGAATCAACTCCAGTCTTAACTGCTGGCGCACCTGCCTAGTGAATAAAATGAAGGCGACCTCGTGAATCACATTCGAAGGTGTAGATGTCCCAGCGCACAGCTTTTGAGCGCTCCCGCTCAAGGCGCTGTGCAATAATTACACGGCTGCCATCGGTTCGCACATTGATCATGCCATAGTTACTGACAGAGCGTTCAATCACTTCCAGATGTTTATCCAGCCGTTTCTCAGCGGCATTTTTTTGGGCGGCTGTCGCAGCATAGTCATGAATGATATTCATCTCTTTGTTGATGTTATCTTTGAGTTCCCGCCTGACAAGATTGGGGTGTTTGATATTTTCATTACCCGATCTGGCAAGCTCAGTGGAGAAGATTAAAGGTCGGTCTGAGCGGCTGTATTTACCGATAAGTCCCAGAGTATCGGGGCGGGGGTGGGAGTGTGGTTCATTATCTCCACTGGAGATGATCGTCACCAGCGGGTTGGTTGCCTGCAGGAAGTTTGGCGAAACATGGGCGCTGCCGTGATGGCAGGCTTTGGCTATATCAACCTGAAAATGTTTTCTGCCTTCACTAACCAGGGTTTCCACCTCTGTGGGTGTTTTTGGGTGCGGGCTTAAACCGGTGTAGTGCTCAAGCAGGTATTCCTGCGACGGCTCATTCAGGTCGCCGCCAAGCAGCATCCTGATATGGCCAATTTCCAGCAGCAGCACAACCGAATGGCCATTTTTGGTCACGCCGGTATTGCCGATTTTCGGCAGGGCGGTTTTGCCGTTGACCAGTTGCTGGGGAACCGGCCCGAGCAGCTTGAGTGTCATGCCACGATTATCATCAGGGCTGTATCCGGGTAGATAGTTGGGTTTTCTCCAGTCGGAACTGGCCAGCATGCCGATGATATCGTTGACGCGCCCCGACTCCGCGGCAGTTTTTAACATGTTGGGATACTGGCGCCTGCCGCAGCGCACAGGGCTGTTGGTAATACTCTTTAATTCGGCCATGCTCTGTACGATGCCGGTAAGGAATTTCTTTTTTCCCTGTTTGCTCTCACTGCCGAGTGTGCTTCTGCCACCGTATACCTGCTCAATAATGGTATTATGATACACCGTATCGACATGCACATTGTCATGCTTAAAAAGATCCGAGAAGCCGTAGTAGTGATCCTGATCCGGGTGGCTGATGATAAATGATTCGAATTCGAATTTATGAGCAAACTTACCAAAGCGCCAGCGTAGAAAGCGATACATGTTATCGCCTTCACCGGCATCAATGACAATAGCTTTGTCTTCAGGTGTCTGAATATGACATCCATCGCCCTGACCAATATCGACAAAGTTCACTTCCAGAAGCCGGTTGGTCTGAAGTTTATCCTTTTTAACCCAGCCGTTGCGATGGCGTGATCGAACCTCAATCCAGTCACCTTCAACTTTAACCACACGTGCCCAATCACCCCAGAGCAGCTGGTTCACTGCCTGTTTAGATTTTTTCCCTACTGCTGCCTCTTTTGTTTTGAAATGAACAGCAGAGGGATAAGCGATATATACCTGATCATTTACCTGCATCTTGAGCTCCCTCTGTAACAAAGCATATCTATGGTATAGACCACTATTTAGAGGGCGTCAAAAAATGATTTATAGAAATTTGCTAGAGATGAGGACCTGTCCGGCTACTTTTTGCACAGCAGTGCTACCAGGTGATAGTTACTTTGCGTTTACCCCATTGGCGGGCGGCTTTGATATCACGTCCCATGTAGATGTCGATTTTGCGACTCCAGCGTTTGTTCATCTTATCTTTGACCAGAAAGGTACCGGGCAGGCCGTCAATCTTTACCCGCGTATTATGCTTTAAACCCATGCGCAGAAGATCACGCGAGACAGCAATTACCTTCATGCCGGGTTTGAGACGATCTCCCCATGCGCCGATGGAGGGGTTTCCCTGAGTTTGTGCTTTGACCGAGTTGTAGGCGGTAGCGGTGACCGTGAGTGAGTGGCCGGACAGCGAACCGGAGTGGGCAATACTACAGCTTCCCAGTGCAACAAAGAGCATGAGTAAAAAACTGCGCTTAAGTGATATTATCGATTTTCTCATAGGGTGAAGGCTGCCTGAATCGCTGATTTTAACTGTGATGCTGCTCAATAATGGCTGCAGCGGCTTTCATGCCATCAACAGCAGCACTGACAATGCCACCGGCATAACCGGCACCCTCACCAACAGGGTAAAGACCTTCTATATTGACCGATTGCATCGATTCATTGCGTTCAATGCGGATCGGTGAGCTGGTACGGGTTTCACTGGCCAGAAGGTTGGCTTCATCAGTAACAAAACCGCGCATCTTGCGATCAAAACCCAACAATCCTTCCGCCAGTGGATTGGCAACCCAGTGTGGCAGCAGCTGCCAGAGATCGGTAGCTATGGCTTCAGGCTTGAAGCGGGTAGGAGCGAGTTTGCCGGTTGCGCGTCGTTCAACGAAATCGGTGAGGCGCATAGTTGGGGCTGCATAGTGATCACCCGCTGCTTTGAAGGTGGCAACTTCAAGTTCTCTCTGAAATGCGATGCCCATCAGTGGATCCTCTTTGATGCCGTGACGTGCAATATCCTCAGGTGTGACCTGCACAACAATGCCGGAGTTGGCCCATTTTCCGCCACGCTTGGCATTACTCATACCATTGACTGCCATGGCTCCACTCTCTGTAGGTGAGGGTACAATCAGTCCTCCTGGACACATGCAAAAGCTGTAGACGCCACGTTGACCAAGATGTTTGTCGGCCACCTGATGGGTCAGTGAATATTCAGCAGCAGAGAGTTTGGCATGACCGGCTCTGTTGCCGAACTGGATGGCATCGATCAGGGCTTGCGGGTGTTCGGCACGAACGCCGACAGCGAAGGCCTTGGCCTCCATTTTGATGCCGAGCTGTTGCAGCCGTTTAAAGGTATCACGGGCCGAGTGGCCGGTAGCAAGAATCACATGATCCGCGCTGATTTCATCACCGCTGTCTGTGCGCACACCGTAAACTTTCCCATTTTCAATGAGCAGATCATCGACACGAGTCTCAAAGCGGTAATCGACACCCAGTTCAAGCAGGTGGTTGCGCATATTGCGCACGATGCGAACCAGTTTATCAGTGCCCAGATGCGGATGCGCATCAATGAGAATATCTTCTCTGGCACCGAAACGGACGAACTCGGCCAGTACCCAGCGCAGGAAGGGGTGTTTGATGCGGGTATAGAGTTTGCCATCGGTATAGGTGCCTGCACCGCCTTCACCGAAGCAGATGTTAC is part of the Mariprofundus sp. NF genome and harbors:
- a CDS encoding FAD-dependent oxidoreductase encodes the protein MLYAISNIEVGLDESDSSVTRRIAQQLNLTVEAILSSTCSRRAIDARKKTNIHFVCSYEIEVDQIIDPLPNNCRKLEHSTLSPPRPEVFTRKVTAQHHAVIIGAGPAGLFAALALAESGIRVTLLERGKPVETRMRDIGRLRSRGELDTESNICFGEGGAGTYTDGKLYTRIKHPFLRWVLAEFVRFGAREDILIDAHPHLGTDKLVRIVRNMRNHLLELGVDYRFETRVDDLLIENGKVYGVRTDSGDEISADHVILATGHSARDTFKRLQQLGIKMEAKAFAVGVRAEHPQALIDAIQFGNRAGHAKLSAAEYSLTHQVADKHLGQRGVYSFCMCPGGLIVPSPTESGAMAVNGMSNAKRGGKWANSGIVVQVTPEDIARHGIKEDPLMGIAFQRELEVATFKAAGDHYAAPTMRLTDFVERRATGKLAPTRFKPEAIATDLWQLLPHWVANPLAEGLLGFDRKMRGFVTDEANLLASETRTSSPIRIERNESMQSVNIEGLYPVGEGAGYAGGIVSAAVDGMKAAAAIIEQHHS
- a CDS encoding ComEC/Rec2 family competence protein encodes the protein MQVNDQVYIAYPSAVHFKTKEAAVGKKSKQAVNQLLWGDWARVVKVEGDWIEVRSRHRNGWVKKDKLQTNRLLEVNFVDIGQGDGCHIQTPEDKAIVIDAGEGDNMYRFLRWRFGKFAHKFEFESFIISHPDQDHYYGFSDLFKHDNVHVDTVYHNTIIEQVYGGRSTLGSESKQGKKKFLTGIVQSMAELKSITNSPVRCGRRQYPNMLKTAAESGRVNDIIGMLASSDWRKPNYLPGYSPDDNRGMTLKLLGPVPQQLVNGKTALPKIGNTGVTKNGHSVVLLLEIGHIRMLLGGDLNEPSQEYLLEHYTGLSPHPKTPTEVETLVSEGRKHFQVDIAKACHHGSAHVSPNFLQATNPLVTIISSGDNEPHSHPRPDTLGLIGKYSRSDRPLIFSTELARSGNENIKHPNLVRRELKDNINKEMNIIHDYAATAAQKNAAEKRLDKHLEVIERSVSNYGMINVRTDGSRVIIAQRLERERSKAVRWDIYTFECDSRGRLHFIH
- a CDS encoding DNA-deoxyinosine glycosylase, with protein sequence MIDRGFPYSANRDAKVFILGSMPSVKSLVKAEYYAHPQNAFWVIMGDLFDFDAALPYEERLVLLRESGVALWDVAHQCVRPGSLDSAIKMESVVANDFETLFKTHRHIRAIFFNGRKAEELYRRLVLPTLASEFQTIEQYLLPSTSPANAAMNRTQKLASWKKVRDTLENS
- a CDS encoding 3D domain-containing protein; amino-acid sequence: MRKSIISLKRSFLLMLFVALGSCSIAHSGSLSGHSLTVTATAYNSVKAQTQGNPSIGAWGDRLKPGMKVIAVSRDLLRMGLKHNTRVKIDGLPGTFLVKDKMNKRWSRKIDIYMGRDIKAARQWGKRKVTITW